Sequence from the Castanea sativa cultivar Marrone di Chiusa Pesio chromosome 12, ASM4071231v1 genome:
TAAGTAGTTATGCACCTATTTTCAACTTAATTCcctatttaaatatatacacTTTTACACACTTTCTGGGGACCGAATGATCGATTCCTTttgttgatatggaaaaatTCCTTttgttgatatggaaaaatTGGAAGTAGGCGAAAAAAATGACAGCAAAGAACGAGAGGGAAGCGACTGAAGCTGATCTAAAGGCTGCCAAGATGCAGGTTGAAGCTACTGATGCTGCCGTGGAAACCAAGAAGAGACTTGACAAAtctatgtaattgactaattgtTGTACACAACACTCGTAATATTAGAAATGACAAATTAATGAAAGTATGTTATTGGTTTTCATAAAAAAAGGGGAAATATGGAGGTTCATTAAGGATGATATGGTGTTGCAAATCTTAATTTATTTAGGATGATATGGTGAATCAGGCCGATGATTATAGGGGACTTAACTCTTCAAATGTGGCtagttgaaaaataataattttatttagtattaaaaattagttaaagGATAAttctaccaaaaataaaaagaggttttaaaaactatatataaacaaataaactaaaaataggtttaaaaactataaataaacatatatatgtgtgtgtgtgtagggaTGAGAGGCCCAGAGATGTATATTGGGCCGTGAACCTTGTCCGATGACGTTTAGTAGTTCGAAGACAAGTAAATGATAGGGAAGAAGTATGAGTCAGAGTGTCACAGACAAATTATGACCATGAAGGTTTGGGAAGATAATTCGAGGAGGAATGACTCATCAGCTAAGCAAAGCAGAGGTCAGAAGGTTTGATATGCTATTAAGAGCAACATTTCGGAGGATTATACTGATAAGGATAAACTTTAGGAGAGAATAGGACAAAGGGAAgataagaaatatctaagagaaaattgctatcaccgcattaaaAACTCTGCAGCTAACcctctggccacattaatgtggaggtgatacttgaacagtggtgttcagccttacagctgttCCGAAAGATTTCAGGACGGTGCTAATGGGAGGAGGATTAGGGCTAGCAATttgacctacacgtggagggtgaagatgaagaaagacAACAGAATATAAAAAGGAAAGGGCTTCTTGATAATGGGGTATCAGAGAATCCAGAGAGAAAGATACTGTAGCAATAAGAACTGGACttgtaatcaaattcaaaagaactttATACAAGAACTATTCTCCTCGAATTGTGCTGAGGAAGATTTACTTTGAATAAAACTAgtttatctttgttttcttgtcaTCTGGATTTACTATAATTGTTATTCAACTCATTAGAGCCTAGTTTGCTAACCTATTCTCGGCAAAAATGGGCAATTAACCATAATTCCTCAACAACATAGTTAGTAGGTACTGTTTGgaaagtatatattttactaacatctcgcgTCTAAAAGAGTCGATTTTGggtctaaaaatcgagtctttgagggtCGATTTTCATGGTATGATcatgtctgatgtggcattttttctaTGTGGTGAccacttggaaatcgagtctctaagactcgatttataagccaggtccttttatttaaattttacaaattaggTCCTCTCTCCctgctctctcttttctttccttttcaccaTTCTCCCTCTCTCTGAAGCTTGATATCGATTCTCACTACCACATCAGAAATATCCCTTCCTATATATTCATTTCTTGGTTAATCTTTTTTTCATACAAACAGGAAACCCTCTAACACCAATAgtagaagagtttttttttttttttttttgtggttgattCTCAAATTCAATCTCAAAGTTCTCAATCCACATTAATTCTCTCTCTGAAGCAAAGATCAAGGCTGTAAGAAGCTAAACTGTGGGTTTCGGTCCGGTTCCTCACCGATCTACTGGTTGAGGGGTGAGTCGGATCTGGTGGCGGCGGGTTGGTGGTTTGTGAATCTGGGTTGTAGTGGGTCTGGGGCGTGGTGGGTCGCGGTGGTCTTGGTGCAGTAGATCGGCGTGGTGGATTTGCTGTTGTGGAGGTTTGCCATGGTGAGTTGAATTTGGGTTGGACGGTTGccgtggggggggggggggaggtgaGTAGTAGATCGGCGGCGGGTGTATCGTTGTGGCTGTGGAGTTTTGGATTTGCCACCATGGGCCTATGTTTTGCTCGCCGTAGATTTGCCGCCGTGGATTTGGGTTTTGCTCGCCGTGGATTTGGATGGTTCGGGTGGTTCGCCATTTTTGGGATGGCTTGGATGCACAGGATGGTTTTGCTCACgttcaatatttttttgggtatttctgGGCTTGTACATGAGAGatttggatttaaattttttttggcttataaatcgagtcttagagactcgatttccaagtggTCGCCACAtggaaaaaatgtcacatcagacATGAtcagaccatgaaaatcgaCCCCCAAAGACTTGATTTTTAGACCCAAAATCGACTCTTTTAGACTcaagatattaataaaaaatatagttttgtaacagtGACTACTAATTATATAGTTGGGAAATTATGATTAATTTCATATTTTCGCCCCTATTCTCTACGAGTTCATTTTATTGGGGCTCTTTAAGCCTaaatccttttatcttttgggcTTAGAAATCAATTTGTGTCtttacaatatataaataaactaaaaagctaaaaaagaaagttacagtttttttttttttttttaagtacgtTATTGGCAAGTGCATTCTAACACGTGCAAAACTGGTTCAAATTGGGTAGTTGTGGTCTAGTTCGAGGTAAagtttgtatttgtatttgtacaATTGTGCTTATACGCAGGTGTGTTTTTTTATAACTGAAAACTTTAACTCACGTTTTCGAGTTACAACAATACAGTGTTCCTAAACACTAGTGTGTAGCTAGGGGGACTTTAATATATGCATGATCCGATGTGATACATCATATATGAGATGCTCTGTCATGTTAGTTTGAGGCCAATCTAATAACAAATATGTTGTAGGAATTacagctttttaatttttgatgtCGCTTTGGGCCAGAAGTTTCCCAATAGCCCATTTCTAATTTTGATGAAATAgcatacaaaaaatatttttcattttgcaaTTATTAAAGctattaattataaaatcttcaaaataaaatacaaacatCGTTATGCCCAT
This genomic interval carries:
- the LOC142618274 gene encoding uncharacterized protein LOC142618274, which encodes MEEIRSSPPPTAASTTKREQEMSAISRLKKDCIWFAVSVQEGFSYAKAFFFGLAKKMTAKNEREATEADLKAAKMQVEATDAAVETKKRLDKSMDERPRDVYWAVNLVR